In a genomic window of Deinococcus sp. AB2017081:
- a CDS encoding family 43 glycosylhydrolase: MTVATALTLMGCQQTLQVESVLGAQRRGPPLTYTNPLPISTERGRIETCADPDIIRGQTPGDTDWYLYCTTDPHSGNDRDASGNLIFHPISMARSRDLVNWTYVGDALPDKPAWVRPDAGLWAPDVEYLNGRYHLYYTASETVAGGSAIGVATSDSPLGPWTDAGAPVVEPHPAPCCPDSRRWTFDPAVIQDDRGQKWIYYGSYFGGISVRRLSDDGLRSDPATQVQVASANRYEASNVFRHDGYYYLFVSSSDCCRGPLTGYSVFVGRSVEPGGPFLDRDGVDLNATYVGGTPVISMNGNRWVGPGHNAVFTDAAGQDWTVYHAIDRADPYLAEPGGINQRPALLDPLDWVDGWPTVRGGLWASDEPLPAPAAQAGDRDRTRTPKLRVDVPGKLLGAYSDEFTAPGLSPSWSWVRPPVAGMVNVENGALRFDTQNAELFEDRDDASVLLRPAPQGDYVVETRLTLNLPPEGCCFNYSQAGLVVYGDDDRYVKLAQVSIFETRQLEFGKEVAAGAPGFPRYGNTVLSAGAPTIWLRLARRLDGAEEQYTASSSRDGQHWTRGGTWTHALGGSARIGLVSLGGAGFTARFDYLRVYDLKQNHDLK, from the coding sequence GTGACCGTCGCCACCGCCCTCACGCTGATGGGCTGTCAGCAGACGCTGCAGGTCGAGTCGGTGCTCGGCGCCCAGCGCCGTGGTCCACCGCTGACGTACACCAACCCGCTGCCCATCTCCACGGAACGTGGCCGCATCGAGACCTGTGCCGATCCCGACATCATCCGTGGACAGACGCCAGGCGACACGGACTGGTACCTGTACTGCACCACGGATCCGCATTCGGGCAACGACCGGGACGCCAGCGGCAACCTGATCTTCCACCCCATCAGCATGGCCCGGTCGCGTGATCTGGTGAACTGGACGTATGTGGGCGACGCCCTGCCCGACAAGCCCGCATGGGTGCGCCCGGACGCGGGCCTGTGGGCCCCGGACGTCGAGTACCTGAACGGCCGGTACCACCTGTACTACACCGCCAGCGAGACGGTGGCGGGCGGCAGCGCGATCGGGGTGGCCACCAGCGACAGCCCGCTGGGGCCGTGGACGGACGCGGGTGCCCCGGTGGTCGAGCCCCATCCGGCCCCCTGTTGTCCGGACAGCCGCCGCTGGACCTTCGATCCCGCCGTGATCCAGGACGACCGGGGCCAGAAGTGGATCTACTACGGCTCGTATTTCGGCGGCATCTCGGTGCGCCGGCTCTCGGACGACGGACTGCGCTCCGACCCGGCCACCCAGGTGCAGGTGGCCAGCGCCAACCGCTACGAGGCCAGCAACGTGTTCCGGCATGACGGCTATTACTACCTGTTCGTGTCCAGCTCGGACTGCTGCCGGGGCCCCCTGACCGGGTACAGCGTCTTCGTGGGCCGCTCCGTGGAGCCCGGCGGCCCCTTTCTCGACCGCGACGGGGTCGACCTGAACGCCACGTACGTGGGGGGCACGCCGGTGATCAGCATGAACGGCAACCGCTGGGTCGGCCCGGGCCACAACGCCGTGTTCACCGACGCGGCCGGGCAGGACTGGACGGTCTACCACGCCATTGACCGGGCCGATCCGTACCTGGCCGAGCCCGGGGGGATCAACCAGCGCCCGGCGCTGCTCGATCCGCTGGACTGGGTGGACGGCTGGCCCACCGTGCGCGGCGGCCTGTGGGCCTCGGATGAGCCCCTGCCGGCCCCCGCCGCGCAGGCCGGCGACCGCGACCGCACCCGCACCCCGAAACTGCGTGTGGACGTGCCGGGCAAGCTGCTGGGAGCCTACAGCGACGAGTTCACCGCGCCGGGCCTCAGCCCGAGCTGGAGCTGGGTTCGGCCGCCCGTCGCCGGGATGGTGAACGTTGAGAACGGCGCCCTGCGCTTCGACACCCAGAACGCCGAACTCTTCGAAGACCGCGACGACGCCTCGGTGCTGCTGCGCCCCGCCCCTCAGGGCGACTACGTGGTCGAGACCCGCCTGACGCTGAACCTGCCCCCTGAGGGCTGCTGCTTCAACTACTCGCAGGCCGGCCTGGTGGTCTACGGCGACGACGACCGCTACGTGAAGCTGGCGCAGGTCAGCATTTTCGAGACCCGGCAGCTCGAGTTCGGCAAGGAGGTCGCTGCCGGCGCCCCCGGCTTCCCGCGCTACGGCAACACCGTGCTGAGCGCCGGCGCCCCGACCATCTGGCTGCGGTTGGCCCGCCGCCTGGACGGCGCCGAGGAGCAGTACACCGCGTCCTCCAGCCGCGACGGACAGCACTGGACACGGGGCGGCACCTGGACGCATGCCCTGGGGGGAAGTGCCCGCATCGGTCTGGTGTCGCTGGGCGGCGCTGGCTTCACCGCCCGCTTCGACTACCTGCGCGTGTATGACCTGAAACAGAACCACGACCTGAAGTGA
- a CDS encoding DDE-type integrase/transposase/recombinase: MCGCTGGVRHWRWRAVDDHGAVLDVFIQYSYDTEVATSFVARLLGRYDVPEGSHSDTLKSSGAAIRDLFVFHAVEHGQWSLQPAATRWSNRLIDPRATRVPVTKPSTGLPRPP, encoded by the coding sequence ATGTGCGGGTGCACTGGTGGCGTCAGACACTGGCGGTGGCGGGCGGTCGACGATCACGGAGCGGTGCTGGACGTCTTCATCCAATACTCTTATGACACCGAGGTTGCCACATCGTTCGTCGCTCGCCTGCTGGGTCGGTACGACGTGCCGGAGGGTAGTCACAGCGACACGTTGAAGAGCTCTGGGGCGGCGATCCGTGACCTCTTCGTGTTCCACGCTGTCGAGCACGGTCAATGGTCTCTACAGCCCGCTGCAACACGCTGGTCGAATCGTCTCATCGACCCACGAGCAACGCGGGTTCCGGTCACGAAACCGAGCACTGGACTTCCTCGCCCTCCATGA
- a CDS encoding ParA family protein, with the protein MLRVLLRKHLNADQWHPLERLMPHGVDGSVQLTGFLAVTSAAPDPPDRTAAVNRRLSPQLSQEREAALQRDLCAGLTGKTMGPARYRDRVKIATVFNHAGGAGKTSMVRDVGHQLATQGQRVLLIDLDPQASLTKWLGVEHVDLSETVYPVALEGQALPAPRSVHGLHLVPSHISLSLAEAQISGQIGAVLTLRHALVQLKDTYDVVLIDSPPSLGQLAALGALAADHLIVPVLTQQKGLDALPGLQSALELYHRLRPELSVALYVPTMYEGRRSHDREVLQALRDILPNLSPPVPLRGAVWLDSSSAGQPVGVFAAGSPVHRDVQDLTRSVMEALNLDVPA; encoded by the coding sequence ATGTTGCGCGTGCTTCTCAGAAAACATCTGAACGCAGATCAGTGGCACCCGCTCGAACGACTGATGCCGCATGGAGTCGATGGCTCCGTTCAGCTGACGGGGTTTCTCGCAGTCACGTCTGCCGCACCGGATCCGCCAGACAGGACAGCGGCCGTGAACCGCCGCCTGAGTCCGCAGCTCTCCCAGGAGCGTGAGGCGGCTCTCCAGCGTGATCTCTGTGCCGGTCTTACCGGTAAGACCATGGGCCCGGCGCGGTATCGTGACCGCGTGAAGATTGCGACGGTGTTCAACCACGCCGGGGGAGCCGGCAAGACGTCCATGGTGCGCGATGTCGGCCACCAGCTCGCCACCCAGGGCCAGCGGGTGCTTCTGATCGACCTCGATCCTCAGGCATCCTTGACAAAGTGGCTCGGGGTCGAGCACGTCGATCTCTCGGAGACGGTCTACCCCGTGGCGCTGGAAGGCCAGGCCCTGCCCGCCCCCAGGTCGGTGCATGGGCTTCACCTGGTGCCGTCCCATATCAGCCTCTCTCTTGCAGAAGCACAGATCAGCGGTCAGATCGGCGCGGTGCTGACGTTGCGTCACGCCCTGGTTCAGCTGAAGGACACCTATGACGTCGTGCTGATCGACTCCCCACCCAGCCTGGGTCAACTGGCCGCGCTTGGGGCCCTGGCGGCCGACCACCTCATCGTCCCGGTGCTGACCCAGCAGAAGGGACTGGACGCCCTGCCGGGCCTCCAGAGTGCTCTGGAGCTCTACCACCGCCTGCGTCCTGAACTCAGCGTGGCGCTCTACGTCCCCACGATGTATGAGGGTCGGCGATCCCACGACCGCGAGGTGCTCCAGGCCCTGCGCGACATCCTGCCGAACCTGTCACCACCCGTGCCGCTGCGTGGCGCCGTCTGGCTCGACTCCAGCAGTGCCGGCCAGCCCGTCGGTGTGTTTGCGGCCGGAAGTCCGGTGCACCGTGACGTGCAGGACTTGACCCGCTCTGTCATGGAGGCGCTGAACCTGGACGTGCCGGCATGA
- a CDS encoding ParB/RepB/Spo0J family partition protein — MSGKRKGPNLGGLLGASAALLAAPDLPVRTLPVSDLAPGQGQPRRAFPATGLESLAGSIREHGVLQPLLVRPSGTTYEIVAGERRWRAAQLAGLTEVPVVVRTLSDHEARIMALIENLQRENLNVIDEVDAKLDLAAATLHLERNEARSRLIRLTKEAAGEEAAALAAAFAPLGESWLSFAKNKLRVLGWPDAVLDALRRGLPLTVASVIVAAPAEHMRRLITLAEGGASRTELKQEVERLATPVERPDLAATAARRLGSRRFLGGLDEAQRKEMDRWLAKMPAFLRNHVD; from the coding sequence ATGAGCGGAAAGCGCAAGGGCCCGAATCTGGGCGGCCTGCTTGGTGCCTCTGCGGCGCTGCTCGCGGCCCCTGACCTTCCTGTCCGCACGCTTCCCGTCAGTGATCTCGCCCCCGGGCAAGGGCAACCACGCCGCGCCTTCCCGGCGACCGGCCTGGAGAGCCTGGCGGGAAGCATCCGCGAACACGGGGTGCTGCAGCCGCTGCTGGTGCGACCATCCGGGACGACCTATGAGATCGTCGCGGGAGAACGGCGCTGGCGGGCTGCCCAGCTCGCCGGACTGACCGAGGTACCGGTGGTCGTCCGCACCCTGAGCGATCACGAGGCCCGCATCATGGCCCTGATCGAGAACCTCCAGCGGGAGAACCTCAACGTGATCGACGAGGTGGACGCCAAGCTGGATCTCGCGGCCGCCACCTTACACCTGGAACGGAATGAGGCCCGGTCGCGCCTGATCCGGCTGACCAAGGAAGCCGCGGGGGAGGAGGCCGCGGCCCTCGCTGCCGCCTTCGCGCCGCTGGGGGAGAGCTGGCTGTCGTTCGCCAAGAACAAGCTGCGGGTGCTCGGCTGGCCCGACGCGGTGCTGGACGCCCTCAGACGGGGCCTGCCCCTGACGGTCGCGTCTGTGATCGTAGCGGCGCCGGCAGAGCACATGCGCCGCCTGATCACCCTTGCAGAAGGCGGCGCCAGCCGCACGGAACTGAAACAGGAAGTCGAGCGCCTGGCGACCCCCGTGGAGCGGCCTGACCTGGCCGCGACGGCCGCACGCCGCCTCGGAAGCCGGCGGTTTCTGGGAGGACTGGACGAGGCGCAGCGCAAGGAGATGGATCGCTGGCTCGCCAAGATGCCCGCCTTCCTCCGGAATCACGTGGACTGA
- a CDS encoding IS6 family transposase, which produces MSDRKPYRHRFPLSVIGYALRLYHRFPLSQRDVQELLHERGIMVSHETLRQWNIKFAPLLTEELRHREPRRGSRWFLDEVYIEVGGQKHWLWRAVDEHGAVLDILLQPHRDTAAARTFLTRLLGEYEVPEVIHTDKLWSYGAAIRELPVLHAVEHVQVMSAARCNNLVEQSHRPTRQQERSQLGFKRRQRTQEFLALHARVSNLHRPTRTTVPADLRRRNQTAALRLWKEALQEAA; this is translated from the coding sequence GTGAGTGACCGGAAGCCATACCGCCACCGTTTTCCCCTGAGCGTCATCGGCTACGCGTTGCGGCTCTACCACCGGTTCCCTCTCAGCCAGCGTGACGTTCAGGAGCTGCTTCACGAGCGTGGAATCATGGTCAGTCACGAAACGCTGCGGCAATGGAACATCAAGTTCGCCCCCCTCCTGACTGAGGAACTGCGCCACCGGGAACCCCGTCGGGGTTCCCGGTGGTTTCTGGACGAGGTGTACATCGAGGTTGGTGGACAGAAGCACTGGCTCTGGAGGGCCGTCGACGAGCACGGTGCCGTCCTCGACATCCTGCTCCAGCCCCACCGGGATACGGCGGCCGCACGAACCTTCCTCACGCGACTGCTCGGTGAGTACGAGGTTCCGGAGGTCATCCACACCGACAAGCTCTGGAGCTATGGGGCGGCCATTCGGGAACTTCCCGTGCTCCACGCCGTGGAGCACGTCCAGGTCATGTCTGCGGCCCGATGCAACAATCTGGTCGAACAATCGCATCGACCCACACGGCAACAGGAGCGAAGCCAACTGGGCTTCAAACGACGGCAGCGAACGCAAGAATTCCTTGCCCTGCATGCCCGAGTCTCGAACCTTCACCGCCCCACCCGAACGACCGTTCCCGCCGACCTTCGACGACGCAACCAAACCGCAGCGCTACGCCTCTGGAAAGAGGCACTGCAGGAGGCGGCTTGA
- a CDS encoding sensor histidine kinase — protein MPRRSTSPVRYAVAAFDALSAHVAILDQRGTVLAVNRAWEVFAQHNGGSNDLGTNYLELCRQVQGPDQADALAVATGIQQVMQGEIESFEWEYPCHSPTEQRFFVARVTRFVQDGQTYVLVAHENITRRKVAELEVRDLNRTLEARVLARTQELEASQRTLQQQNRALELSNDDLSQFAAVASHDLQEPLRTLSLHADMLLERHLGRSIDERAERHLRHIIVQAGRARRLVQDILTMTELSVTPPMDVVRMDTMLPEVLGALDWPASAPPAWGDLPAVWANAGQMHQLLMNLLGNAFKYSEGHDLSVTIQGVRSGDTVTFEIADAGQGIPQEHRTHVFELFRRLHNRTPTSGNGIGLTVCSKIIERHGGRIWITGNPRGGTTVHFTLPAAPTPAGVAQPWAGHRG, from the coding sequence ATGCCGCGCAGGAGCACCTCGCCCGTCCGGTACGCGGTGGCAGCGTTCGACGCCCTGTCGGCCCACGTGGCGATTCTGGATCAGCGCGGCACCGTGCTGGCCGTCAACCGGGCGTGGGAGGTCTTCGCGCAGCACAATGGCGGCAGCAACGACCTGGGAACGAACTATCTGGAGTTGTGCCGTCAGGTGCAGGGGCCGGATCAGGCCGATGCCCTCGCGGTCGCCACCGGGATCCAGCAGGTGATGCAGGGGGAGATCGAGTCCTTCGAATGGGAGTACCCGTGCCATTCCCCCACCGAGCAGCGGTTTTTCGTGGCTCGCGTCACGCGCTTCGTCCAGGACGGGCAGACCTATGTGCTGGTCGCGCACGAGAACATCACCCGTCGCAAGGTCGCGGAACTCGAGGTGCGCGACCTCAACCGGACGCTGGAAGCCCGGGTGCTCGCCCGCACCCAGGAACTGGAAGCCAGTCAGCGCACGCTGCAGCAGCAGAACCGTGCGCTGGAGCTGAGCAACGACGACCTCAGCCAGTTCGCTGCGGTGGCGTCCCATGACCTGCAGGAACCGCTGCGCACCCTGAGCCTGCACGCGGACATGCTGCTGGAGCGGCACCTGGGACGGTCGATCGATGAGCGCGCCGAGCGGCACCTGCGGCACATCATTGTGCAGGCGGGCCGCGCCCGTCGCCTGGTGCAGGACATCCTGACCATGACCGAACTGTCCGTCACGCCGCCGATGGACGTGGTCAGAATGGACACCATGCTCCCGGAGGTGCTGGGGGCGCTGGACTGGCCGGCCTCCGCTCCGCCCGCGTGGGGTGACCTGCCTGCCGTCTGGGCCAATGCCGGTCAGATGCACCAGTTGCTGATGAACCTGCTGGGCAACGCCTTCAAATACAGCGAGGGGCATGACCTGTCCGTGACGATCCAGGGCGTCCGGTCGGGGGACACCGTGACGTTCGAGATCGCAGACGCCGGTCAGGGCATCCCGCAGGAACACCGCACGCACGTGTTCGAGCTGTTCCGCCGCCTGCACAACCGCACGCCGACCAGCGGCAACGGCATCGGCCTGACCGTGTGCAGCAAGATCATCGAGCGGCACGGCGGACGCATCTGGATCACCGGCAACCCCCGGGGCGGCACCACGGTTCACTTCACGCTGCCTGCAGCGCCCACGCCGGCCGGCGTCGCCCAGCCGTGGGCCGGGCACCGCGGCTGA
- a CDS encoding response regulator yields MSMTPFHLLLVDDEVADAELFEEVFREDFPEVRITRALNGQEALDYLARSETDPTVATPQLIVLDLNMPVMNGHEFLERAKAHDRHRSIPVLVLSTSAGIKDVQRSYHNFASGYAVKPASYADLKALIQRVSDYWRGAVVLPRIDQLAD; encoded by the coding sequence ATGTCCATGACGCCCTTTCACCTGCTGCTCGTTGACGACGAGGTGGCGGACGCCGAACTGTTTGAAGAGGTCTTCCGGGAGGACTTCCCCGAGGTCAGGATCACGCGCGCGCTCAACGGTCAGGAGGCCCTCGACTATCTGGCCCGGAGCGAGACCGATCCGACTGTCGCCACTCCGCAGCTCATCGTCCTCGACCTGAACATGCCCGTGATGAACGGACACGAATTCCTGGAGCGTGCCAAGGCCCACGACCGCCACCGCAGTATTCCGGTGCTGGTGCTGTCGACATCGGCCGGGATCAAGGACGTCCAGCGGTCGTATCACAACTTCGCCAGCGGCTACGCCGTGAAGCCGGCCTCATACGCAGATCTCAAGGCCCTGATCCAGCGGGTCAGCGATTACTGGCGGGGGGCCGTGGTGCTGCCCCGCATTGATCAGCTGGCCGACTGA
- a CDS encoding replication initiator protein A, whose amino-acid sequence MARRKSQEKQAPKPVGQLTRMEEANVARLGLISIQERIPADFTTWTVNFQVDGRPAKLTCIGSPDVGGVPHGLDGDIATALMDLYVEAGALGDGRIHTTPYQILTRAGLDTSGRYYQILNQTLLRLRSTTYKASEAWRDHGRGRWTTATFNYLADFEYTSDSDQTELSSSSAITIRLADPIVASIRARYTKPLDLEFLTSLERPLTRALYRLIDARRYNPLSPDEPLMEFTVSVTEWAEACKILERKATRVRLQLKSAHDELIERKYLSGAEYTGRGVKQLLTYTFAAGQPRLPDSGLVAALTAVQVSAAVARKLITDLGEEHVQARLAKFHQLMARGYKARSRSALLVDVIKDTEGKYPDEPEGVIPPLERRAAPTYMPSLDEAASDDGPLEAQVEAAMKTLQFLLRERLSVNEYALLRAGLIAGQPDIKTATREAAAAKVSGRLDQYAVDLLTVLHAALNRAARTARA is encoded by the coding sequence GTGGCGCGCAGAAAGTCTCAGGAGAAGCAGGCTCCCAAGCCCGTGGGGCAGCTGACCCGCATGGAGGAAGCCAATGTCGCGCGCCTGGGCCTGATCAGCATTCAGGAACGCATCCCCGCCGACTTCACGACCTGGACCGTGAACTTTCAGGTGGACGGGCGACCTGCCAAGCTGACGTGCATCGGTTCCCCGGATGTCGGCGGGGTACCGCACGGCCTGGACGGCGACATTGCCACCGCCCTGATGGATCTCTACGTGGAGGCCGGCGCACTTGGTGACGGACGCATCCACACGACGCCGTACCAGATCCTGACGCGGGCCGGCCTCGACACCTCGGGCCGCTACTACCAGATTCTCAATCAGACGTTACTGCGGTTGCGCAGCACCACCTACAAGGCCTCGGAGGCGTGGCGCGACCATGGACGCGGCCGCTGGACGACCGCGACGTTCAACTACCTGGCGGACTTCGAATACACCAGTGACAGCGACCAGACGGAGCTGTCGAGCAGCAGCGCCATCACGATCCGCCTGGCCGACCCGATCGTCGCGTCGATCCGTGCGCGCTACACCAAGCCCCTCGACCTCGAGTTCCTGACCAGCCTCGAGCGCCCCCTGACACGCGCGCTGTACCGCCTGATCGACGCGCGGCGCTACAATCCGCTGAGCCCGGATGAGCCGCTGATGGAGTTCACGGTGAGCGTCACCGAGTGGGCCGAAGCCTGCAAGATCCTGGAGCGCAAGGCCACCCGTGTGCGCCTCCAGCTCAAGAGTGCCCACGACGAGCTGATCGAGCGCAAGTACCTCAGCGGCGCGGAGTACACCGGCCGCGGCGTCAAGCAACTGCTGACCTACACGTTCGCTGCTGGGCAGCCGCGCCTGCCGGACTCAGGGCTGGTCGCGGCGCTGACTGCGGTGCAGGTGAGCGCGGCCGTCGCCCGCAAGCTGATCACCGATCTGGGTGAAGAGCACGTCCAGGCGCGGCTGGCGAAATTCCACCAGCTGATGGCGCGCGGGTACAAGGCCCGCAGCCGCTCGGCCCTGCTGGTCGACGTGATCAAGGACACCGAGGGGAAGTATCCCGATGAACCCGAGGGCGTCATCCCGCCGCTGGAACGCCGCGCCGCGCCAACCTACATGCCGAGCCTGGACGAGGCCGCCAGTGACGACGGCCCACTCGAGGCCCAGGTCGAGGCGGCCATGAAGACGCTCCAGTTCCTGCTGCGCGAGCGTTTGAGCGTGAACGAGTACGCCCTGCTGCGCGCCGGCCTGATCGCTGGACAGCCGGACATCAAGACCGCCACCCGGGAGGCGGCCGCCGCGAAGGTCAGCGGCAGGCTCGATCAGTACGCCGTGGATCTGCTCACGGTGCTCCACGCCGCCCTGAACCGCGCCGCCCGCACCGCGCGGGCGTGA
- a CDS encoding sensor histidine kinase has protein sequence MTEPASGREDVKKQTVAGQRLTAQHRANLPTHLATAHAAWLAPILWGMSEAGASDLDRLYGLLSQRTFLLQFNDALRPLADPVEIQTTAIRVLGEHLGANRVLYFEIHGTDYVVEHTYVHDAAPLTGHFPIHAFSPQVLEAHYAGRTVTLPDVAADPELSPEQKDAYAAIGVGALADVSLVKNGTFIAGLAIHFSRPHAWTPEDITLCEEVAERTWGAVERARTESALRESEDKFRTLFNSIDEGFCIVEILFSPSGEPVDYRFVQANPAFAELTGLPADALGKTARELVPDLEAFWVETYGGVARTGNAVRFENRSEPMNRWFDVYATRVGGAGSTQVAIVFNNISERKQAEADIKELNRLLEARIEERTRTLADERAALEVSNEELQAFNHSVSHDLMTPLRHIAGFAQLASRNLHDPEKTRRYLQIIVEGAQRMETLIEAMLALSRTGQRELSVGAVDLNDLLRQAQLDVAAQLGGRTVEWRLRQLPVVRGDRVTLQQVMTNLLENASKYSENRDPAVIEVWADEDAQQWTVFVRDNGAGFDPAYAGKLFGIFQRLHHQDEFKGTGVGLSLVRRIITRHGGTVGATGGVDQGATFWFTLPRPERTSTSG, from the coding sequence GTGACAGAGCCAGCCAGCGGACGTGAGGACGTCAAGAAGCAAACGGTCGCCGGGCAGCGTCTGACCGCTCAACACCGCGCCAACCTGCCAACCCACCTGGCCACCGCTCACGCAGCCTGGTTGGCGCCGATACTATGGGGAATGTCCGAAGCAGGTGCGTCTGATCTCGACCGTCTTTACGGTCTCCTCTCGCAGCGCACCTTCCTCCTGCAGTTCAACGACGCCCTGAGACCCCTCGCCGACCCAGTCGAGATCCAGACGACGGCAATCCGCGTGCTGGGCGAGCACCTGGGCGCCAACCGGGTGCTGTACTTCGAGATCCACGGTACCGATTACGTCGTCGAACACACCTACGTACATGACGCCGCGCCACTCACCGGTCACTTTCCGATCCATGCCTTCAGCCCGCAGGTGCTGGAAGCGCACTACGCCGGCCGCACCGTGACCCTCCCCGATGTCGCGGCCGATCCTGAGCTGTCACCGGAACAGAAGGACGCGTACGCGGCGATCGGCGTTGGGGCCCTGGCCGATGTCTCTCTGGTCAAAAACGGCACATTCATCGCCGGTCTGGCCATCCATTTCTCCCGGCCCCACGCGTGGACCCCCGAGGACATCACCCTGTGTGAAGAGGTCGCCGAACGCACGTGGGGAGCGGTCGAACGGGCCCGTACCGAATCGGCCTTGCGGGAATCGGAAGACAAGTTCCGTACCCTGTTCAACTCCATCGACGAGGGGTTCTGCATCGTCGAGATCCTGTTCAGCCCCTCCGGGGAGCCCGTGGACTACCGCTTTGTCCAGGCGAATCCGGCCTTTGCCGAGCTGACGGGCCTCCCCGCCGACGCGCTCGGCAAGACGGCTCGAGAGCTCGTTCCCGATCTGGAAGCGTTCTGGGTCGAGACGTATGGCGGGGTCGCGCGGACGGGGAATGCCGTGCGGTTTGAGAACCGATCGGAACCGATGAACCGCTGGTTCGACGTGTACGCCACTCGCGTCGGCGGCGCGGGCAGCACCCAGGTGGCCATCGTGTTCAACAACATCAGCGAGCGCAAGCAGGCCGAGGCGGACATCAAGGAGCTCAACCGCCTCCTGGAGGCGCGCATCGAGGAACGCACCCGCACCCTCGCGGACGAGCGCGCCGCCCTGGAAGTGTCGAATGAGGAGTTGCAGGCGTTCAACCACAGCGTCTCGCACGATCTTATGACCCCCCTGCGGCATATCGCCGGCTTCGCGCAGCTCGCCAGCAGGAACCTGCACGATCCGGAGAAGACTCGCCGCTATCTGCAGATCATCGTGGAGGGCGCGCAGCGCATGGAGACCCTGATCGAGGCCATGCTGGCCCTGTCCCGCACTGGACAGCGCGAACTCAGTGTGGGCGCGGTGGATCTGAACGACCTCCTCAGGCAGGCGCAGCTGGATGTGGCCGCCCAGCTGGGCGGCCGAACCGTCGAGTGGCGGTTACGCCAACTGCCGGTGGTTCGGGGCGACCGCGTGACCCTGCAACAGGTGATGACCAACCTGCTGGAGAACGCGTCGAAGTACAGCGAGAACCGCGATCCGGCGGTGATCGAGGTCTGGGCCGACGAGGACGCCCAGCAGTGGACGGTCTTCGTGCGGGACAATGGGGCGGGCTTCGATCCGGCGTATGCGGGCAAGCTGTTCGGGATCTTCCAGCGCCTGCATCATCAGGACGAGTTCAAGGGGACAGGGGTCGGCCTGTCGCTGGTGCGGCGGATCATCACCCGACATGGCGGGACGGTGGGTGCGACCGGGGGTGTCGACCAGGGAGCGACGTTCTGGTTCACCCTGCCCAGGCCGGAACGCACATCGACCAGCGGGTGA
- a CDS encoding response regulator, which translates to MTIRRPLRVLLVDDGAADRELAREVFDQHKTHVVIDTCASGARALAFLQQPDTVLPDVILLDLNMPGMSGFDVLNALKSDARLDRIPVVILSSSTHPHDVERAYSLHASSFMTKQLDFGSFVQQIDAFVTFWLHVRTTSSPF; encoded by the coding sequence ATGACCATCCGCCGCCCACTGCGCGTGCTGCTCGTCGATGACGGGGCCGCCGACCGCGAACTCGCCCGTGAGGTCTTCGACCAGCACAAGACGCACGTCGTGATCGACACCTGCGCGTCCGGTGCGCGCGCCCTGGCCTTCTTGCAGCAGCCGGACACCGTGTTGCCCGACGTCATCCTGCTCGACCTGAACATGCCCGGCATGTCCGGCTTCGACGTGCTGAACGCGCTCAAGAGCGACGCGCGGCTCGACAGGATCCCGGTGGTGATCCTGAGCAGTTCCACGCACCCCCATGACGTCGAGCGCGCGTACTCACTGCACGCGAGTTCCTTCATGACCAAGCAGCTGGACTTCGGGAGCTTCGTGCAGCAGATCGATGCGTTCGTGACGTTCTGGCTGCACGTCCGCACCACGTCGTCGCCCTTCTGA
- a CDS encoding response regulator, with protein sequence MLLVDDSTHDLELAELVFADHSDFTVLRTQSSSRAALDMLRAPSAELPDVVMLDVQMPGMSGLDLLQAIRAEPRLQTLPVVMLALAPSPTDVKAAYALHANSYLVKARTYEGFTRQMGHVIHYWYHSLLPRERPGTEEW encoded by the coding sequence GTGCTGCTCGTGGATGACAGCACCCACGATCTCGAACTGGCGGAACTCGTCTTTGCTGACCACTCCGACTTCACCGTGCTGAGGACGCAGTCCAGTTCCCGGGCCGCTCTGGACATGCTGCGCGCGCCGTCAGCCGAGCTCCCGGACGTGGTCATGCTGGACGTGCAGATGCCCGGCATGTCCGGCCTCGATCTGCTCCAGGCCATCCGTGCGGAACCCCGGCTGCAGACCCTCCCGGTTGTGATGCTGGCGTTGGCCCCGAGCCCGACGGACGTGAAGGCGGCATACGCGCTCCATGCGAATTCCTACCTGGTCAAGGCACGAACGTATGAGGGCTTCACTCGGCAGATGGGGCACGTCATTCACTACTGGTACCATTCCCTGCTGCCACGGGAACGCCCCGGCACTGAGGAGTGGTGA